Within the Opitutaceae bacterium TAV5 genome, the region TATCGCCAACGGATTTTTTATCGGCATCCTGCAGCGCCCATGAGCGGGTAAGCTGCTCCGATGACAGCCGGGAAAACGGTTGGGGCGGACCGCTGTTTTCATGCCCCCAGGGGCTCCATGTGCTGCCGTCTGCATCCTTGATGCTGTGATTCAGCACATAAACTTGGCGCAACGGGTCCCGGGGAACGGATGCCATGGCGACAGTCCACCCGGGGCATATGACGCTGGAAGGAGCATATTTGACATCGCTGGCACTTTCGGAAACAGGCAAGTCCAGATAAGGAGCAAGGACATCGAAAAAGAACCGGTTGAGAGTGACACCCTTCTTATACCAGGAATCCGTGACGGCATAGGCGAATCTTCCCGGGAAACTGCCCTTGTTATCATTGATGTAGAGGTGAATGCCCACGCCGATCTGACGCAGGTTGGATTTGCACTGTGATGTGCGCGCCGAGATACGCACCTTTCCGACCACGGGAATCAGTATCCCGGCAAGGATGCCGATGATGGCAATAACGACGAGAAGCTCCACCAGCGTAAAAGCGCCACGCAGCCGATGGCCGGATGTTGTGGGACAGATTGATGCAGGCATAGGGAGTAATTCATTGTTTTGAGACCGTATCAGGAACGCGGAGCACGTTTCCCGGGAGAGGTGAACCGCTTGGCAAATGTGAGGATGAACACACAGGCTGCGAAACCGAACACAGCGGCATGCGGCTCTGGAATC harbors:
- a CDS encoding N-terminal cleavage protein, producing MPASICPTTSGHRLRGAFTLVELLVVIAIIGILAGILIPVVGKVRISARTSQCKSNLRQIGVGIHLYINDNKGSFPGRFAYAVTDSWYKKGVTLNRFFFDVLAPYLDLPVSESASDVKYAPSSVICPGWTVAMASVPRDPLRQVYVLNHSIKDADGSTWSPWGHENSGPPQPFSRLSSEQLTRSWALQDADKKSVGDTVGNLSTVQNSPDKPVHDNKRNTLYFDGHVKSSPVPNNF